From the Quercus lobata isolate SW786 chromosome 6, ValleyOak3.0 Primary Assembly, whole genome shotgun sequence genome, one window contains:
- the LOC115994696 gene encoding probable inactive histone-lysine N-methyltransferase SUVR1 — MPPKRKVTVACKAMKSIGFPESEVKPVLNQLLESSDYNWGYIENDEYRALIEALLQKKQEQEKSVELKKKDACSNEKAKGSESEDFEPIGKRLRRRHQEERALVAVDCSEPEDSEPLVKRLHQRHQEERALVAVDCSEPEDSELLVKRLHQRHQEESAFVPVETSNSQLVITPSKRGYQDINEVSSGSQDWSEPEDSEPLLKRSRPRRARQSQPDAELIQICDEEEVDESTQLKVWIEQNKSKPVSRLQHLKNESRKCNSSTTSPVPKAKGPSQPNLCNNSTESDSLSFQKGKTSVTPQVAPGERRLTSERGNGIRPFEKLMVEPYLDHTPVENVLDMYQENNFNLPRDEPSTDKHLLDEVPLAIILPDIEGSSSYGNGSNAKADVLEVLESKSLDMNEKAPSVDGLSNGKSSAAKEDGSKSLESESLDVMDKGDGVSEVSQFDITSSPKRELKLSLICNSSGRSDFHIPSLDAVFKVVEENFLKLHGLTEFNFSLLELMTEFCERFWAMGTDSAVDEHLRSTNIPASKISDAQGGHDGKDGHVGNHCTPSSLSSGSVRFQNPIKVIPQIPKPIAPSGLGGLHGVAGFEIKDMENICGESERRLKLLKDPQSSKSNNWEIVQKHHSPFSIVNYCDYVDDITRGEEKVKIPLMKGSAEDLPAFRYISKSLVYRKGYVNFALARISDEHCCSNCFGDCLSSPVPCACARETKGEFAYMPGGLLKQNFLEESITINRNPKKHQYFYCKNCPLEGSKNNKKSNRCKGHLLRRFIKECWSKCGCNKSCGNRVVQRGITAKLQVFWTPEGKGWGLRTLQDLPKAAFVCEYVGEIVTNSELHERNLQNSGTEKHTYPVLLDADWVSEGVLKDEEALCLDATVFGNVARFINHRCHDATLVEIPVEVETPDHHYYHLAFFTTRKVDAMEELTWDYGIDFNDCDHPVKAFQCLCGSQQCRGSNR, encoded by the exons ATGCCTCCAAAGCGAAAAGTAACAGTTGCCTGCAAGGCAATGAAAAGTATTGGCTTCCCTGAAAGTGAAGTCAAACCAGTGCTGAATCAACTTCTTGAATCGTCTGATTATAACTGGGGATATATTGAAAACGATGAATATAGAGCCTTGATTGAAGCCCTATTGCAGAAGAAGCAAGAACAAGAAAAG AGTGTGgaattaaagaagaaagatGCTTGCTCAAACGAGAAAGCAAAG GGTTCTGAGTCTGAAGACTTTGAACCTATAGGGAAGAGATTGCGCCGAAGACACCAGGAAGAACGGGCTTTGGTCGCTGTGGATTGTTCGGAGCCTGAAGACTCTGAACCTCTAGTGAAGAGATTGCATCAAAGACACCAGGAAGAAAGGGCTTTGGTCGCTGTGGATTGTTCAGAGCCTGAAGACTCTGAACTGCTAGTGAAGAGATTGCATCAAAGACACCAGGAAGAAAGTGCTTTTGTCCCTGTTGAAACCTCCAATTCGCAGCTGGTAATAACTCCATCTAAAAGGGGATATCAGGATATAAATGAAGTTTCTTCAGGCTCTCAAGATTGGTCAGAGCCTGAAGACTCAGAACCTCTATTGAAAAGATCACGCCCAAGAAGGGCACGGCAGAGTCAGCCTGATGCTGAACTAATTCAAAtttgtgatgaagaagaagtagaTGAGTCAACTCAACTGAAAGTTTGGATTGAGCAAAATAAGTCAAAGCCTGTCTCACGGCTGCAACATCTAAAAAATGAATCCAGGAAATGTAATTCATCTACAACTTCTCCAGTGCCTAAAGCAAAAGGGCCATCTCAACCAAATCTTTGTAACAATAGCACTGAGTCTGATTCTTTATCATTTCAAAAAGGAAAGACATCAGTAACTCCTCAAGTTGCTCCAGGAGAGAGAAGGTTAACATCTGAGAGAGGAAATGGTATTAGGCCATTTGAAAAGCTGATGGTTGAGCCCTATTTGGATCATACCCCTGTAGAAAATGTGCTTGATATGTAtcaagaaaacaattttaatcTGCCCAGAGATGAGCCCTCCACTGATAAACATCTGCTAGACGAGGTTCCTCTTGCTATAATCCTTCCAG ATATAGAAGGTTCTTCTTCATACGGAAATGGTTCAAATGCTAAAGCAGATGTCTTAGAGGTCCTGGAATCTAAATCTCTAGACATGAATGAAAAAG CTCCAAGTGTAGATGGTCTTTCAAATGGAAAAAGTTCTGCAGCTAAAGAAGATGGTTCAAAGTCCCTGGAATCTGAATCTTTGGATGTTATGGATAAAGGTGATGGTGTTTCAGAAGTATCACAGTTTGATATTACTTCATCTCCCAAGAGAGAGTTGAAACTTTCCCTGATTTGTAACTCTTCTGGGCGGTCTGATTTTCATATTCCAAGCTTGGATGCTGTTTTCAAGGTGgtagaagaaaattttcttaaattacaTGGACTTACAGAATTCAACTTCTCTTTGTTGGAGCTGATGACAGAATTTTGTGAACGCTTCTGGGCAATGGGCACTGACTCTGCTGTTGATGAACATCTAAGGTCCACAAATATACCGGCATCCAAGATATCTGATGCACAAGGGGGTCATGATGGCAAAGATGGTCATGTAGGCAATCATTGCACTCCTTCAAGCCTTTCAAGTGGATCAGTCAGATTTCAGAATCCGATTAAGGTAATACCCCAAATTCCCAAACCTATAGCTCCAAGTGGTTTGGGCGGCCTTCATGGTGTTGCTGGTTTTGAGATTAAGGATATGGAGAACATTTGTGGTGAAAGTGAAAGGAGGTTAAAACTTCTTAAAGATCCACAATCTTCTAAGTCAAACAATTGGGAGATTGTTCAGAAACACCATTCACCATTCTCTATTGTGAATTACTGtgactatgttgatgacataacCAGAGGggaagaaaaggtaaaaataccGTTGATGAAGGGCAGTGCCGAAGATCTGCCAGCCTTTAGATACATATCAAAGAGTTTAGTTTATAGGAAAGGTTATGTGAATTTTGCACTTGCTCGTATATCGGATGAACATTGTTGCTCTAATTGTTTTGGGGATTGTCTATCATCACCTGTACCTTGTGCATGTGCTCGTGAAACGAAAGGTGAATTTGCTTACATGCCTGGGGGACTGTTGAAACAGAACTTTCTAGAAGAGTCCATCACTATAAATCGGAACCCTAAAAAACACCAGTACTTTTATTGTAAGAATTGTCCACTAGAAGGGTCTAAGAACAACAAGAAATCTAATAGATGCAAGGGCCATTTACTGAGAAGATTTATAAAAGAGTGCTGGTCTAAATGCGGATGCAACAAGTCGTGTGGAAACCGCGTTGTTCAGCGAGGCATTACAGCAAAATTGCAG GTGTTTTGGACCCCTGAAGGAAAAGGTTGGGGTCTTCGAACGCTTCAAGACCTGCCGAAAGCAGCTTTTGTTTGTGAGTACGTGGGGGAAATCGTTACCAACTCAGAACTGCATGAGAGAAACCTGCAGAACTCTGGTACTGAGAAGCATACTTACCCGGTGCTACTGGATGCAGACTGGGTTTCGGAGGGTGTTTTAAAAGATGAAGAGGCCCTTTGTTTGGATGCAACAGTGTTTGGAAATGTTGCAAGATTTATCAATCACAG ATGCCATGATGCTACTTTGGTTGAGATCCCAGTCGAAGTGGAGACTCCAGATCATCACTACTATCAT CTTGCATTTTTTACAACAAGGAAGGTCGATGCTATGGAAGAGCTGACCTGG GACTATGGCATTGACTTTAACGACTGTGATCATCCCGTGAAGGCTTTTCAATGCCTATGTGGAAGCCAACAATGTCGTGGATCCAATCGTTGA